The genomic window GGTTGTGAAGTTGCAAACCAAGACGAGTGTCCTGGAGAGGCCAGTCACTAAGATCTGCCTGCTGTTAGAGGGGGATGAAGAGAAGTGAAAGCTCTTAATTGAGAGAAGATAAGTGAACTCATTTATGTTTCAATATTTCAGAGCTAAATTTTCCATTCAAATGATGATATGGCTCCTTTATGTTTGATGAAGTAATTATTTTTGTCTGTACAAATATAATTAGGGGCCGGTGTGTAGGAGCCAAATTGATAGTTGtgttaagtttttgttttctttccttgtgtgtgtgagtgtgtggcttAGTGAATGTTTGTGAGTGTAAGAGCACTTGGCCAAAGAGGTGTCTACCCCCACCTACAGGAGGACTGGGAGACCAAAGGGGGAGCCCAAGGGGGAAGAAGCCCTTAAAAGACCTGAGGTCACAGCAGCTGGGCGTGGCTGAGAGGGAAAACAATTCTTTGACCGTGTTGAAGCCCATGTGAATCTGTGTTAAGCCATATGAAACCAGACTTtacgtttattttattttgtcattctACTTTGTACCAATAAATCACTAGAAGAGCAACTAGATCAACTTTCATCTCATTCATTCTTCATCTGCACGCATCAAAACCACACCAACTCAGTCACCAGTAGCAGCTCAAAGGCAAAGGACAAAAGGGTGGAACAGCTGCTACATATAGAGAACATATAAAGAACATATAGACAGAACATATAAAGAACATATAGACAGAAAATATAAAGAACATATAGACAGAACTTACAAAGAACATATAGAGAACATATAAAGAACAGACAGAACATATAAAGAACATATAGACAGAACATAGAGTAAATGGTGTTCACATGCTgacagactccgccccctccctCTGCCCCTCCCACCACCTGTTGCTGGATCACTGAATTAAAAATAGCCTGGGTCTGAGAAGCTGTCAGCTGttgtcaccatggaaacaaatACACCCCATAATTCAGATGTTTCTCTTTGAGGAATCACTTCACTGCTGAGGACAGTGACGAGGACAGACTTGTCATCAAATGTCCGGAGAAAAGTGTCCtctcagagacacagacacacacactcagtgattttaacatcactcacacacacaggagttgttgatccactgctgcctccatcactaagttctaatgtctgattttgtcatttcagtgtttgaaatcctacgttcagattgacctcagtgacacaaagtgaccacccgaggcagcagaggaccagcagctcctgtgtccccgcagttaaaaacactggttttctctctgaggtttggtgtgggagagtggatgacagtgagacagagacgtgatcatgtgacgtagatcaCGTTGtgtgtcaggctggttctcagcagaagggggcgctcacagcacagccACTTCTTCATATAAggacacaaaaccaaaaaatgtCCCTGAAACTTTCAGACAGGTCCACACTCACCTTCTTTCCATACACTCCTCCCATTCCTCTCGTCTTCTCGTCTGTTTGTGGACGCAGGTTCAGTCcagtccgtctgtctgtctcttgtcgtGTCCTGGCAGACTGACAGCCTGtctcctggtgtgtgtgtgtgtgtgaaccaccTGTTCTCTGACTCTCAGCTGTGAGGAGTTAAATCCTCTGACTGGATTAAAGTGAttggaggagacagagagcagtgatgtctgtctgtcctctcactcactcactgtctgtctgtcctcagagACACCTTCACATCCATCAGTGAGGTGGAGAAGCTGTTGCGTGCCCCATAACAGGTTTTTACTGTTTTGACCACTAGATGGAGATCAGCTCAGTCTGTGGTGACAACTAGTACTAACTACAATAACCTTAACTACTCCAACCACCAAACCCACCTTATCTAGTTAACAAACTAACCTTACCTAGTCCTATCACTAAACAACCCTAACTAGCATTAACTGAGTGTTTTGATGATAACGATGACGTCATAATTGATCAATAAAACCATGTTTATGAAtctacagctttttttttttattgttgagcTTCAGTCACATGATCGATGTCacactgtgatgtcatgtgattatttacactataaataaaacatcaatatcACTCATGATGATCAGACGAGGTCACATGATTCCACAAAACATGTCCACCACAGAGGCTTGGTCTCTACTGGTCCGGAGTGGGCGGGGCCTCCAGGTCTTCGTGGCTCGGACCCGACATCTGCATGAAGAGCTCCCTCAGCTCTGTGATGTCATCGTCCAGGGAGGGAAGGGGCGGGGCCGAGCGCTGCTCACGCTCCTCGATGAAGTCCCACAAACGAACGTTGTTCatgaactgaaaacaaacacaaacacacgtcaaCAAACAGCCCCGCCCATTGCCACACTAAACAAGACGGCGGCTGTGGACTCTGACCCGCACGCCTCCCTCGCTGCTCAGCTGTTTCCGCGGCCGCTCCGGTTCTGCTCGGGTTCCGTCCGGAAAAGCATGAAGATACAAACACTTCCCTCCGAATGGACACGAACCGCGACCCTGGTCGAAGTACTTACACGCCTTCTTACTgcgcacacacaggaagtgacatcattgGCTGAAAAACTCAAACTGGGTGTGGCTACTGAGACACAGGGAACTCACCTGACTCCAGATTTGAAGAGTTCAATGAGGTGATCCTTTTCGTCCTGGTCCTCGACCCAGTAGATGGAAGGAATGACAAACTCCGAGATGACACGACACTCAGGACAAGACCTGAAACCACAGAGACCAGAGACCTGAAACCACAGagacctgagacctgagacACCAGAGAACCAGCTCTCTCAGGTCTAGGTCTCTCAGACCTTTGTCCGAGTCTTTCAGACCCTGATCCTGGATTCTTACTTGACAATGACATTGCTGAAGTTCCTGGTGCAGCGCCACCTCCTGATGCAGGACAAGCAGAAGGTGTGGCAACAAGACGACAAGATCCCGAACCTCCGCTCTGACGGGTTTATCTTCTGCACCACCAGCTCCATACAGATGGAGCAAACCTGTGGAACGACAGGAACAACTTAGCACACTCACCACGACTCAGCACACTCACCACGACTCAGCACACTCACCTTATCCTGACTCAGCTGAGCTGCAAAGGCCTTCTCCATGTCTGCTTCAAAGAGCAGGAGACACATCTGTGACAGACATATGAGTTtgtgtttaacatttattacagtacacacaaacacacacgttaatttccccgagggaacttcccaaagggattaataaagtcgtctgtctgtctgtctgtctgtctgtctgtcacacacacaccttctcgTGCATCCTCCTCTGCTCGGGGTCGTGGGGGTGGAGCACCTGTCGCCTGCACACGTCACACAGGTCGCCATGGAGATAAGTACAATTGTCTCCATAGAAACATTGTCCTGCAGCAGCATAAGGACACAGC from Solea senegalensis isolate Sse05_10M linkage group LG4, IFAPA_SoseM_1, whole genome shotgun sequence includes these protein-coding regions:
- the mkrn2 gene encoding probable E3 ubiquitin-protein ligase makorin-2 yields the protein MSTKQVTCRYFLHGVCREGSRCLFSHDLNNSKPSTICKFYQRGTCAYGERCRYDHVKLSNRGGGGGASENPGGEGGGAGGGASIRGGVKKNLVLRDRGMPVERNFGAPADSVWSDAAAAAPQTYVDAIRTGLDGSVKDQVIPPVGGASQDLPQLCPYAAAGQCFYGDNCTYLHGDLCDVCRRQVLHPHDPEQRRMHEKMCLLLFEADMEKAFAAQLSQDKVCSICMELVVQKINPSERRFGILSSCCHTFCLSCIRRWRCTRNFSNVIVKSCPECRVISEFVIPSIYWVEDQDEKDHLIELFKSGVSKKACKYFDQGRGSCPFGGKCLYLHAFPDGTRAEPERPRKQLSSEGGVRFMNNVRLWDFIEEREQRSAPPLPSLDDDITELRELFMQMSGPSHEDLEAPPTPDQ